A genomic stretch from Elusimicrobiota bacterium includes:
- a CDS encoding helix-turn-helix domain containing protein, translating into MSRTRLGRRQAARQRAGKPIDLTPLMRFQVKLLASWGHTQAEIAAALQISQPTLERRLKDEFREGAAKSSSDIEYNLKRIARDISGTYPIADSLRAIIFYCKTKLGYRETQHVIHGFDPVIVTQFVSQVANVIKRLIPECCPHCKTNLGLRPVLGSTLIEMSEKLKQQLPAPENVPMPAPSQDPG; encoded by the coding sequence ATGAGCAGGACCAGGCTGGGACGCCGGCAAGCGGCGCGGCAGCGCGCCGGAAAGCCCATAGACCTCACGCCCCTCATGCGCTTCCAGGTGAAACTACTGGCGAGCTGGGGCCACACCCAGGCCGAGATCGCCGCGGCGCTGCAGATCTCCCAGCCAACCCTGGAGCGCCGGCTCAAGGATGAGTTCCGCGAGGGCGCGGCCAAGAGCAGCTCGGACATCGAGTACAACCTCAAGCGGATCGCCCGGGATATCAGCGGCACCTACCCCATCGCCGACTCCCTGCGGGCGATCATCTTCTACTGCAAGACCAAGCTCGGCTACCGGGAGACGCAGCACGTCATCCACGGCTTCGACCCGGTCATCGTCACGCAGTTCGTCAGCCAGGTGGCCAACGTCATCAAGCGTCTCATTCCGGAGTGCTGCCCGCACTGCAAGACCAACCTCGGGCTGCGCCCCGTCCTGGGGTCCACGCTCATCGAGATGTCCGAGAAGCTCAAGCAGCAGCTGCCGGCTCCGGAGAACGTGCCCATGCCGGCGCCGTCCCAGGACCCAGGGTGA
- a CDS encoding Rrf2 family transcriptional regulator produces the protein MRNMIAITLAAELGMKALLKMPSGDVVRCDEVARLVPCSPAHMSKILQRLAKHSIITPVRGPKGGYRLARPVGDITVTQVIEAVDGRLDAAPEGRELDPVSRLLGRMHNRAVQDLNVRLADL, from the coding sequence ATGAGGAACATGATCGCGATAACGCTGGCGGCCGAGCTCGGGATGAAGGCCCTGCTCAAGATGCCGAGCGGGGACGTCGTGCGCTGCGACGAGGTGGCGCGCCTGGTGCCCTGCTCGCCCGCGCACATGTCGAAGATCCTGCAGCGCCTGGCCAAGCACAGCATCATCACCCCGGTCCGCGGCCCAAAGGGCGGCTACCGGCTGGCCAGGCCAGTCGGCGACATCACGGTGACGCAGGTCATCGAGGCCGTGGACGGCCGCCTAGACGCCGCGCCGGAGGGCCGCGAGCTCGACCCGGTATCCAGGCTGCTCGGCCGGATGCACAACCGGGCGGTGCAGGACCTCAACGTGAGGCTGGCGGACCTGTGA